A single region of the Changchengzhania lutea genome encodes:
- a CDS encoding glycoside hydrolase family 3 N-terminal domain-containing protein, with protein sequence MTTSTKSNIFIVSILILSVLGCKNPKPNVKLSETVFDSKVDSLMNLMTLEEKIGQTAMYSGGWSVTGPTVSTNNKKYIKEGNVGAMLNVYSVKGTRELQKLAVEETRLGIPLLFGYDVIHGFKTIFPINLGLAASWDLEDIEKGSRIAAEEASAVGIHWTFAPMVDIARDPRWGRISEGAGEDVYLGSKIAKAYVKGFQGDDLSKHNTILACAKHFVGYGAAQAGRDYHTVNMGEGELRNVYLPPFKAAVDAGVETFMTAFNEVNGVPATGNSFIYRDILRDEWDFKGFVLSDYTAIFEMVQHGFAVDNKDSARLAMNAGIDMDMMGDVNRLYLKELVDEGKVDVAYIEDACRRILLTKFKLGLFDDPYRYCDEDREKEVIYKPEFLQAARHSAAISSVLLKNNDEALPLSSEKTIALLGPLVKDKENILGNWGAAGDRKGKAISVYEGIQEYLTDSKIIYAQGCDIETDDESKFNDAVIAAKKADMVVMVMGEDYDMSGEAASRTNIKLPGNQTKFIKRIREAVPNKKIVLVLMNGRPLDLSEEDTLADAILETWFPGTMGGNGVADVLFGTYNPSGKLTVTFPRNLGQVPIYYNMKNTGRPIPASNPHEDYKSHYLDSPNTPLYVFGHGLSYTTFEYSDFKLSAETIGMSDSLTASATITNTGDYDGHEVVQLYVHDKVGSVTRPVKELKGFEKIFLKKGESKTVSFDLKVEDLKFYNSKMEFTVEPGEFEIAIKGTSDFDFEHVFTLE encoded by the coding sequence ATGACCACATCAACTAAATCCAACATTTTTATAGTTAGCATTTTAATACTTTCTGTTTTGGGGTGTAAAAACCCGAAACCAAACGTAAAATTAAGTGAGACAGTATTTGATTCTAAAGTGGATTCCTTAATGAATTTAATGACTTTAGAAGAAAAAATTGGACAAACTGCTATGTATAGTGGTGGTTGGTCTGTTACTGGTCCTACGGTAAGTACAAATAATAAAAAGTATATTAAGGAAGGTAATGTGGGTGCGATGCTAAATGTATATTCTGTAAAAGGCACCAGGGAATTGCAAAAACTGGCAGTTGAAGAGACCCGATTGGGTATCCCATTATTATTCGGGTATGATGTAATTCATGGCTTCAAAACTATTTTTCCTATCAATTTGGGACTTGCTGCAAGTTGGGATTTAGAAGATATTGAAAAAGGTTCAAGAATTGCAGCCGAAGAAGCTTCGGCAGTTGGTATTCATTGGACGTTTGCACCTATGGTGGATATTGCGCGCGATCCACGTTGGGGTCGTATTTCCGAAGGCGCTGGCGAAGACGTGTATTTAGGAAGTAAAATTGCAAAGGCCTACGTTAAAGGGTTTCAAGGAGACGATTTATCAAAGCACAATACAATCCTTGCCTGTGCAAAGCATTTTGTAGGATACGGAGCAGCCCAGGCTGGACGCGATTATCATACCGTTAATATGGGTGAAGGTGAATTACGTAATGTGTATTTACCACCTTTTAAAGCTGCCGTTGATGCTGGGGTAGAAACCTTTATGACCGCTTTTAATGAAGTAAACGGTGTTCCTGCAACAGGCAATAGTTTTATCTATAGGGATATATTAAGGGATGAATGGGATTTTAAAGGCTTTGTTCTTTCAGATTACACAGCAATTTTCGAAATGGTGCAACATGGTTTTGCTGTAGATAATAAAGATTCGGCGCGTTTGGCAATGAATGCAGGCATTGATATGGATATGATGGGTGATGTAAACCGGTTATATTTAAAAGAACTTGTGGATGAAGGCAAAGTAGATGTCGCTTATATTGAAGATGCTTGCAGAAGAATTCTTTTAACTAAATTCAAATTAGGTCTATTTGATGATCCTTACAGGTATTGTGATGAAGACCGCGAAAAAGAAGTTATTTATAAACCAGAATTTTTACAAGCTGCCCGTCATAGTGCCGCTATTTCCTCGGTTTTATTAAAGAATAATGATGAGGCGCTCCCACTTTCTTCAGAAAAAACCATTGCGCTTTTGGGACCTTTAGTTAAAGACAAGGAAAATATACTGGGTAATTGGGGAGCGGCCGGTGATCGGAAAGGAAAAGCAATAAGCGTTTATGAAGGAATTCAGGAATATTTGACCGACAGTAAAATTATTTATGCCCAAGGTTGTGATATTGAAACTGATGATGAAAGTAAATTTAATGACGCTGTAATCGCTGCAAAAAAAGCAGATATGGTGGTTATGGTAATGGGCGAAGATTATGATATGAGTGGGGAAGCGGCCTCTAGAACGAATATTAAATTACCCGGCAATCAAACAAAATTTATTAAGCGTATTCGTGAAGCTGTGCCAAATAAAAAGATCGTGTTGGTCTTAATGAATGGTCGACCACTTGATTTAAGTGAAGAGGATACGCTTGCCGATGCCATTTTAGAAACTTGGTTTCCAGGAACCATGGGTGGTAATGGGGTTGCCGATGTGCTTTTCGGAACATATAATCCGTCAGGAAAATTAACTGTTACGTTTCCGCGCAATTTGGGGCAAGTGCCAATTTATTACAATATGAAAAACACGGGACGCCCAATTCCTGCAAGTAATCCTCATGAAGATTATAAATCTCATTATCTAGATTCTCCAAATACACCTTTATATGTGTTTGGTCATGGATTGAGCTACACAACTTTTGAGTATTCAGATTTTAAGTTGTCTGCTGAAACCATTGGGATGTCCGATTCCTTAACGGCATCGGCAACTATAACAAATACAGGGGATTATGATGGGCATGAGGTCGTGCAACTATATGTACATGATAAAGTGGGCAGTGTTACTAGACCTGTAAAAGAACTTAAAGGGTTTGAAAAAATATTCCTTAAAAAAGGCGAAAGTAAAACGGTAAGTTTTGATTTAAAAGTTGAAGATTTAAAATTCTATAACAGTAAAATGGAATTTACCGTGGAACCTGGCGAGTTTGAAATAGCCATCAAAGGGACTTCAGATTTTGATTTTGAACATGTATTCACACTGGAATGA
- a CDS encoding carboxylesterase family protein: MAYSKNIKLLVLLFIFFGSKMSAQETFYKAENFINNQDTLQYRIMYPKNFDKTKPYPIVLFLHGAGERGNNNKTQLVHGSSVFASKKNRKNFPAIVIFPQCPKTSYWANAKIDRSTKPIKLEFPLDIDPTKQLDLVMQLMDNMLAKPYVDDTRIYVGGLSMGGMGTFEILYRKPELFAAAFTICGAGNPEATEKYAKTTPLWVFHGANDDVVNPQSSVDMISGILKYGGKPNFTLYAKDNHNSWDSAFSEPNLLSWLFSNTKQ; encoded by the coding sequence ATGGCATATTCAAAAAACATAAAATTATTGGTATTGCTATTCATTTTCTTCGGAAGTAAAATGAGTGCACAAGAAACATTTTATAAGGCGGAAAATTTCATCAATAATCAAGATACATTACAGTACCGCATTATGTATCCTAAAAATTTTGATAAAACAAAGCCATATCCAATAGTATTATTTCTGCATGGAGCAGGAGAGCGCGGTAATAATAATAAAACACAATTGGTTCATGGAAGCTCGGTATTTGCTTCAAAAAAGAACAGAAAAAATTTTCCAGCCATCGTTATTTTTCCACAGTGCCCCAAAACATCCTATTGGGCAAATGCAAAAATCGATAGGTCAACAAAACCCATAAAATTGGAGTTTCCTCTAGACATCGATCCTACAAAACAGCTCGATTTGGTTATGCAGTTAATGGATAATATGCTTGCTAAGCCATACGTTGATGACACTAGAATTTACGTCGGTGGTCTATCAATGGGAGGTATGGGTACTTTCGAAATTTTGTATAGAAAACCTGAACTGTTTGCGGCAGCCTTTACTATTTGTGGCGCTGGTAATCCTGAAGCCACAGAGAAATATGCTAAGACAACGCCACTTTGGGTATTTCATGGAGCCAATGATGATGTTGTAAATCCGCAATCTTCAGTCGATATGATAAGTGGAATATTAAAATATGGTGGAAAGCCGAATTTTACACTTTATGCTAAAGACAATCACAATAGTTGGGATTCTGCATTTTCAGAACCTAATTTATTATCCTGGTTATTTTCAAACACTAAACAATAA
- a CDS encoding glucoamylase family protein: MDNVKILLLVLFVTILSCSKNTQNNSPTGDLPDPDPEPKITNEELMDLTQQTTFKYFWDFANANSGAAKERYHPNEPTLNQNVVTSGGTGFGLMSILVAIERGFITRAQGVERLTKILAFLENADRFHGAWSHWIDGNSGRVIPFSANDDGGDLVETAFLVQGLICIKEYLKNCSDTEKALATKADTLWKGVEWNWYTQNQDVLYWHWSPNFGFEKNLKLTGYNEVLITYILGAASPDYSITKGAYEKGWASSGGIVSSSSQYGFPLVLKHAGGSNFGGPLFFSHYSFLGLNPKNLSDQYANYWNLVVNHTKINRQYCITNPKSYTDYGPDCWGLTASYSRNTDGARGYSAHSPSNDKGVVSPTAAISSIPYTPSESLKVMHYLYQNKDKLLGPAGFYDAFSPHFNYWVTETYLAIDQGPQIVMIENHRTGLLWNLFMQNEDVKKGLNKLGFNY, translated from the coding sequence ATGGATAACGTAAAAATACTTTTACTAGTACTTTTTGTAACTATCCTCTCTTGTAGTAAAAATACACAAAACAATAGTCCAACAGGCGATCTTCCTGACCCTGATCCTGAGCCAAAAATAACTAATGAAGAACTAATGGATTTGACCCAACAAACTACATTCAAATATTTTTGGGATTTTGCCAATGCAAATTCCGGTGCTGCAAAAGAGCGCTACCACCCTAATGAACCAACACTCAATCAAAATGTAGTAACTTCTGGTGGTACAGGTTTCGGGTTGATGAGTATTCTTGTAGCCATTGAGCGGGGATTTATTACAAGAGCACAAGGGGTTGAAAGATTAACTAAAATACTCGCTTTTTTAGAAAATGCCGATAGATTTCATGGCGCATGGTCACATTGGATTGATGGAAATTCAGGGCGTGTGATACCTTTCAGTGCCAATGATGATGGGGGCGATTTGGTGGAAACCGCATTTTTGGTACAAGGACTTATTTGCATAAAAGAATATTTAAAAAATTGCTCAGATACCGAAAAAGCTCTGGCAACAAAAGCAGATACCCTTTGGAAAGGTGTAGAATGGAATTGGTATACCCAAAATCAAGACGTTTTATACTGGCATTGGAGTCCTAACTTTGGCTTTGAGAAGAACTTAAAACTCACGGGCTATAACGAGGTATTGATTACTTATATTTTAGGAGCAGCCTCTCCCGATTATAGCATCACTAAAGGGGCATACGAAAAAGGTTGGGCAAGTTCTGGGGGCATTGTTTCTTCTAGCTCACAATATGGTTTTCCTTTGGTACTTAAGCATGCAGGTGGCTCAAATTTTGGAGGGCCTTTGTTTTTTAGCCATTATTCTTTTTTAGGATTGAATCCTAAAAATTTAAGCGATCAATATGCCAATTACTGGAACCTTGTTGTGAATCACACTAAAATTAACCGTCAATATTGTATTACAAATCCAAAAAGCTATACTGATTATGGTCCAGATTGTTGGGGTCTAACGGCTAGTTATTCTAGAAATACCGATGGTGCTAGAGGGTATTCAGCCCATAGTCCATCAAACGACAAAGGTGTTGTGTCGCCCACAGCAGCTATAAGTTCTATACCATATACCCCATCCGAATCTCTAAAAGTTATGCATTATCTATATCAAAATAAGGACAAATTATTAGGTCCCGCAGGATTTTATGATGCCTTTAGTCCGCATTTTAATTATTGGGTGACCGAAACCTATTTAGCTATCGATCAAGGGCCGCAAATTGTCATGATTGAAAACCATAGAACGGGTTTGCTTTGGAATTTATTTATGCAAAATGAGGATGTTAAAAAGGGATTGAATAAATTAGGGTTTAATTATTAA